In Prosthecomicrobium sp. N25, one DNA window encodes the following:
- a CDS encoding glucan ABC transporter ATP-binding protein/ permease encodes MPFLTIYARAVGLLGPEKRFALGLSLTGVALAFLGLAEPLLFGKVIDALANDRPAMPFVGAWALIGFTGVAANVFIALHADRIAHTRRVGVMKQFFEHVVALPASFHSEAQSGRLIGIMLAGSDNLFAFWLAMFREHLTSIVMLVVLLPTALYLNWIMGSLLIVLMAIYVGISMVVVRKTHFGQAEASRRHAELSGRVGDVIGNVTVIQSFVRLAEETRALQVVMNNLLAAQLPVLTWWALTTVLTRGASTLTIVCIFALGTTLHGLGRISVGEIVSFIGFATALIGRLDQLTFFLSRLVFEAAAMRQFFEVLDQSSTIRVKPNAPDLVVSRGHVRFENVSFRYPGAASGVTDIDFEALPGQTVAIVGPTGSGKSTTLALLQRVRDPDRGRIVIDGQDIAEVQLDSVRRAIGVVFQDPGLFDRSIAENLRIGRPDATEQEIREAARLAECEVFVTSKPGGYDFRAGERGRSLSGGERQRLAIARAILKNAPILILDEATSALDTETESKIKLALDRLSRGRTTFIIAHRLSTVRSADQILFMENGHIVERGTFDSLSAAGGRFADLIAAGSLEDDAPGA; translated from the coding sequence ATGCCGTTCCTCACCATCTACGCCCGCGCCGTCGGCCTGCTCGGCCCGGAAAAGAGGTTCGCGCTCGGGCTCAGCCTGACGGGCGTGGCGCTGGCGTTCCTGGGGCTGGCCGAGCCGCTCCTCTTCGGCAAGGTGATCGACGCGCTGGCGAACGACCGGCCCGCCATGCCCTTCGTCGGGGCCTGGGCCCTGATCGGCTTCACGGGCGTGGCGGCCAACGTCTTCATCGCGCTCCACGCCGACCGGATCGCCCATACGCGCCGGGTCGGGGTGATGAAGCAGTTCTTCGAGCACGTGGTCGCGCTGCCGGCGTCGTTCCACTCGGAGGCGCAGTCGGGGCGGCTGATCGGCATCATGCTGGCCGGGTCCGACAACCTCTTCGCCTTCTGGCTCGCCATGTTCCGCGAGCACCTGACCTCGATCGTGATGCTCGTCGTGCTCCTGCCGACGGCGCTCTACCTCAACTGGATCATGGGATCGCTCCTGATCGTCCTGATGGCGATCTACGTCGGCATTTCCATGGTGGTGGTGCGCAAGACCCATTTCGGCCAGGCGGAGGCCTCGCGGCGGCACGCGGAACTGTCGGGCCGGGTCGGCGACGTGATCGGCAACGTCACGGTCATCCAGAGCTTCGTGCGCCTCGCGGAGGAGACGCGCGCCCTGCAGGTCGTGATGAACAACCTCCTGGCCGCGCAGTTGCCGGTCCTCACCTGGTGGGCGCTCACCACGGTGCTGACGCGCGGCGCCTCGACGCTCACCATCGTCTGCATCTTCGCGCTCGGCACCACCCTGCATGGGCTGGGGCGCATCTCGGTCGGCGAGATCGTCAGCTTCATCGGCTTCGCGACGGCGCTGATCGGGCGGCTCGACCAGCTCACCTTCTTCCTGTCGCGCCTCGTTTTCGAAGCAGCGGCGATGCGGCAATTCTTCGAGGTGCTCGACCAGAGCTCGACGATCCGGGTGAAGCCGAACGCGCCGGACCTGGTGGTCAGCCGCGGCCACGTTCGCTTCGAAAATGTGAGCTTCCGGTATCCGGGCGCCGCCTCGGGCGTGACCGACATCGACTTCGAGGCCCTGCCCGGCCAGACGGTGGCGATCGTCGGCCCGACCGGATCGGGCAAGTCGACGACGCTCGCGCTCCTGCAGCGGGTGCGCGACCCGGACCGGGGCCGCATCGTCATCGACGGCCAGGACATCGCGGAGGTGCAACTCGATTCCGTGCGGCGCGCGATCGGGGTGGTGTTCCAGGATCCCGGGCTGTTCGACCGCTCGATCGCGGAGAATCTCAGGATCGGCAGGCCCGACGCGACCGAGCAGGAGATCCGGGAGGCGGCACGGCTCGCCGAATGCGAGGTCTTCGTGACGTCCAAGCCCGGCGGCTACGATTTCCGGGCCGGCGAGCGCGGACGGTCGCTCTCGGGCGGCGAGCGCCAGCGGCTCGCCATCGCGCGGGCCATCCTCAAGAACGCCCCGATCCTGATCCTCGACGAGGCGACGAGCGCGCTCGACACGGAGACCGAGTCTAAGATCAAGCTCGCCCTCGACCGACTGTCGCGCGGGCGCACGACCTTCATCATCGCGCATCGCCTCTCGACGGTGCGGTCGGCGGACCAGATCCTGTTCATGGAGAACGGCCACATCGTCGAGCGCGGTACCTTCGACAGCCTGTCGGCGGCCGGCGGGCGGTTCGCCGACCTGATCGCGGCCGGCAGCCTGGAGGACGACGCGCCAGGGGCCTAG
- a CDS encoding glycerate kinase type-2 family protein — MPVRPPDRPRRGSPTVTADPRDLLARMFAAAVAAADPALLVPRHLPERPKGRTIVVGAGKASAAMARAFETAWDGPIEGLVVTRYGHAVPCERIEIVEASHPVPDAAGRAAAGRMLDLLRGLTADDLVVALISGGGSALLAAPAAGLTLEDKQDINRRLLKSGADITEMNCVRKHLSAVKGGRLAAAAAPARIHTLLISDVPGDDPGVIASGPTVPDPTSFADARAILARYGIDGPDAVIRHLERAEAETPKPGDPVFARNTVAMIATPQMSLEAAAAVAREAGVAPLILSDCIEGEAREVARVMAGVARQVRAYGQPIGAPAVLISGGETTVTVRGKGRGGRNVEYLLGLAVALRGLPGVHAVAGDTDGVDGAEEVAGAFLSPETLERARALGIDAAASLADNDGHGFFEALGDRLVTGPTLTNVNDFRAVLVL; from the coding sequence ATGCCTGTCCGCCCGCCTGACCGCCCTCGACGAGGATCCCCGACCGTGACCGCCGATCCCCGCGACCTGCTCGCCCGCATGTTCGCCGCCGCCGTGGCGGCCGCCGACCCCGCCCTCCTGGTGCCGCGGCACCTGCCGGAGCGGCCGAAGGGGCGGACGATCGTGGTCGGCGCCGGCAAGGCCTCGGCCGCGATGGCGCGGGCCTTCGAGACCGCCTGGGACGGGCCCATCGAGGGGCTGGTGGTCACCCGCTACGGCCATGCGGTCCCGTGCGAGCGGATCGAGATCGTGGAGGCGTCGCACCCCGTTCCGGATGCCGCCGGGCGCGCGGCGGCGGGGCGCATGCTCGACCTCCTGCGCGGGCTGACGGCCGACGATCTCGTCGTCGCGCTGATCTCGGGCGGCGGCTCGGCCCTGCTTGCCGCACCCGCGGCGGGCCTCACGCTCGAGGACAAGCAGGACATCAACCGGCGGCTCCTCAAGTCGGGGGCGGACATCACCGAGATGAACTGCGTCCGCAAGCACCTCTCCGCCGTGAAGGGCGGACGGCTCGCCGCCGCAGCCGCGCCGGCGCGCATCCACACGCTCCTGATCTCCGACGTGCCCGGGGACGACCCGGGGGTGATCGCGTCCGGCCCGACGGTGCCGGACCCGACCAGCTTCGCGGACGCCCGGGCGATCCTCGCCCGCTACGGCATCGACGGGCCCGACGCGGTCATCCGGCATCTCGAAAGGGCCGAGGCGGAGACGCCGAAGCCGGGCGACCCGGTCTTCGCCCGCAATACGGTGGCGATGATCGCCACGCCGCAGATGTCACTCGAGGCGGCGGCGGCCGTCGCCCGGGAGGCCGGCGTCGCCCCCCTGATCCTCTCGGACTGCATCGAGGGCGAGGCGCGTGAGGTGGCGCGCGTCATGGCCGGCGTTGCCCGGCAGGTGCGCGCCTACGGGCAGCCGATCGGCGCGCCGGCCGTCCTCATCTCGGGCGGCGAGACGACCGTAACGGTGCGCGGCAAGGGCCGTGGCGGGCGCAACGTCGAATACCTGCTCGGCCTGGCGGTCGCCTTGCGGGGGCTTCCCGGCGTGCATGCGGTGGCGGGCGACACGGACGGGGTCGACGGCGCCGAGGAGGTGGCTGGCGCCTTCCTGTCGCCCGAGACGCTGGAGCGGGCCCGTGCGCTCGGCATCGATGCGGCGGCGAGCCTCGCCGACAACGACGGCCACGGCTTCTTCGAGGCCCTCGGCGACCGCCTCGTGACCGGGCCGACCCTCACCAACGTCAACGATTTCCGGGCCGTGCTCGTCCTCTGA
- a CDS encoding host attachment protein, translated as MKAKKTWIVAADGARARLFAREGNTFVQVHDGVFEGGRDLAHDVGSDRPGRTHESSGPMRHSVEPKIDYRDKVEAAFLDGVIARLEAERRAGNLDRLVLVAAPEALGHLRRAMPEPLAETVVGTIPKDLTHAPLEQVVDTVTAAVPL; from the coding sequence ATGAAGGCCAAGAAGACGTGGATCGTGGCGGCCGACGGAGCGCGGGCGCGCCTGTTCGCACGCGAGGGTAACACCTTCGTGCAGGTGCACGACGGTGTGTTCGAAGGCGGACGCGACCTCGCCCACGATGTCGGCAGTGATCGCCCAGGCCGGACCCACGAGAGTTCCGGCCCCATGCGACACAGCGTCGAGCCGAAGATCGATTACCGCGACAAGGTCGAGGCGGCGTTCCTGGACGGCGTTATAGCCCGCCTGGAGGCGGAGCGCCGTGCCGGCAACCTCGACCGGCTCGTCCTGGTCGCGGCCCCGGAGGCGCTCGGCCATCTCCGCCGCGCCATGCCGGAGCCTCTTGCCGAGACCGTTGTCGGCACCATTCCCAAGGATCTGACCCACGCGCCCCTCGAGCAGGTCGTCGACACCGTGACGGCCGCCGTGCCGCTCTGA